AACTTGATCGTCCGGATCCGGACCGGAGCCATGGGTTCAAATATCGACTCTTCTACGGAAGGAAGGGCCAGAGAATCGTCGGGTACGACAACGAGAAGGGAAAAGGGGATCATCGACATTACCGGGATCGGGAAGAACCGTATGTGTTCACAACGGTGGATCGCCTCATTGAGGACTTCAATACCGATGTGAAGCGGGAGGAGCAACAATGAGAAAAGTCGTCATTCAGGTAGAAGATCTTGAAAAAGGATTGAATCGGTTCAAAACCGCTTGGGAAACCGGAGAGCCCCAGGGGGAGTTCGTGACCTTCGATTCGGTGGAGGTTCTCTTGAAAACGATCACCACCAAACGATGGGAACTCTTGCGCGTTCTGCAAAAGAACGGCCCGATGGGCATTCGGCCCTTGGCCCGTCTTCTGGGTC
The sequence above is drawn from the Leptospirillum ferriphilum ML-04 genome and encodes:
- a CDS encoding winged helix-turn-helix transcriptional regulator gives rise to the protein MRKVVIQVEDLEKGLNRFKTAWETGEPQGEFVTFDSVEVLLKTITTKRWELLRVLQKNGPMGIRPLARLLGRDVKNVHSDIQALKEIGLIKDHENGVWVPFDQIESHIVLASVA
- a CDS encoding toxin-antitoxin system TumE family protein; translation: MNEAHLLYRNRKVLSNGAIIEIVIWKLDRPDPDRSHGFKYRLFYGRKGQRIVGYDNEKGKGDHRHYRDREEPYVFTTVDRLIEDFNTDVKREEQQ